TAGTTCTTAATTTGATACGCGAACTTCCTGGTATTGAAGCTATTCCAGCAATTGTAAAACCTTCAAAAATAGCCCTTTCTTTTAGTTTTTTACTTATTTCTTTTTTTTCTTGAATCGTATCAATCATTTCTTGATTTCTTATAGCATTTCTTTTAAAAGTTATTTTTTGAGAATAAACTTATAAATAAAATAGATATATTTAAAAAAAATATATCCTAACTTAGTAAAAACAGTTAAATTATTAGTAAAGTTAATATAGTTAGAAACGTTATTTTGGTTGAATCTAATCAAAATCAAGATTCGAATTTAGGATCAAGGCTCCAGCAAGATCTAAAAAATGATCTTATAGCGGGGTTGTTAGTTGTAATACCCTTAGCAACAACCATTTGGCTATCATCATTAGTTAGCAAGTTTGTTTTAACGCTAGTTACTTCAGTTCCAAAGCAACTAAATCCTTTTATTAATTTAAATCCTTTATTACAAGACTTAATTAATCTCACCTTAGGTTTAACAGTTCCTTTATTAGCTATTTTGCTTATAGGTTTGATGGCGAGAAATTTCGTAGGAAGATGGTTATTAGAATTTGGAGAAGGTACTTTATCAAAAATTCCAGTAGCAGGAGCGGTTTATAAAACTCTTAAACAATTGCTAGAAACTTTCTTAAGTAATAAATCTAATAGATTTAGAAGAGTTGTTTTAGTGGAATATCCGCGTGAGGGACTATATAGTGTTGGTTTTGTAACTGGAGATGTAGGACCTTCTTTACAGCCAGAATTAGAAGAAAAGTTACTCAGCATTTTTATACCTACAGCACCAAACCCTACTACTGGATGGTACACACTTGTTCCCGAGTCTTCTGTAAAGGATTTGGAAATATCTGTTGAAGATGCTTTTAAAACAATAATTTCGGTTGGGATAGTTAATCCAGATGAGAAAAATAACACTACAAATCCAACATTTTCAAAATTGTTTTCTCAATTACGAGCTTCCACCAATACTTCTTCTTAATTGATGTATAATAGATCACTTGCTAGAGAATTATCTTTAATTTCTCTTGGCCTTATAAAAGATAAAGGTGATTTTAAATTAAATAAGTTTCAGATAGAGGAAATTTTTGAATCTGCTTTGGATTCTCTAATAAATCATTGCAGAGAAGAATTAGATAATTGTGAGTCAGAGTTAGAAAATGCTGCACAAAAAATATTAGATAGTGAATTGCAAGAAGGTGTTGACTCCTCTTATTCAAATGTTCGAGATGATTTAAAAAAATCTCTCACAAAAATTGAAACTGTAATGAATACACTCTCAGTAACTTTAGACTTTCCAAAATTAATTGTCTCTAGCCGTCAAATTGATATTAGAGAGGATGTAAATCAAAGGATTTGTAATATAATTAATAATCTTAAAAGTATTGATGCTGATATCGATCAAGTAATTGATGGATGGAGATTAAAAAGATTACCAAGAATTGATAGGGATATTTTACGTTTAGCTTTCGTGGATATCAATTTTTTGAATACACCTTTCGCTGTGGCTTGTGATGAGGCTGTTAATTTAGCTAATAAATATAGTGATTTACAAGGAAGAAAATTTATTAATGGGGTTTTAAGGAGATTACAAACAATTTAATATTCATAATTATTTGATATAAATAAGTAGTATTTTAAAATAATTTAATACGAATAATAAATAATAATGACTAATACTGGTTCCGATAATTCTCGTGAGTGGGCTGCACAAGCTTATGCACTGTTAAAAAAAAGACAGGAAGAACAAAAGCAAGAATTACAGAAACAGGAAGAACAAAAGCAAGAATTACAGAAACAGGAAGAACAAAAGCAAGAATTACAGAAACAGGAAGAACAAAAGCAAGAATTAATTGATATTCCTAGCAAAGAAAATATTCCTGGACAGTCTAAAACTGTTGCTGATCCTGTATTAGGGGAATTTGATGATAATTTTACTTGGTCTGCAATGGTATTAGCTGCTCAAGGAAAAAAAATAAATCAAATATCGATTGATGAAATTGATTGGTTAACTAAATTGCGGAGAGGATTAGAAGAAACTAGAAAAGGATTTGTTACTGAATTATTGGATAAATTGGGGGATGATCCTCTTACTCCTGAATCTCTTGATGACTTAGAGACCCTTTTAATAAGAGCTGATGTAGGGATTGATTCAACTGATAAAGTTGTAAATTCTCTTAGAAAAAAATTAAACGAAGAAGTCGTGGGTGGAGAAGCAGGAATAAAATTCTTGAAGAAGGAATTAAAAATAATTATCGATAGACCAATAAAAAATTCTGGTAGTGATATTTTAGTTCCCCAAAAGGGTAAGTTAAATGTCTGGTTATTAGTAGGAGTTAATGGTGTTGGTAAAACTACTACATTAGGAAAACTAGCATACTTGTCAGCAAAAAGTAATTATAAAACTTTGATAGCTGCTGCTGATACCTTTAGAGCCGCTGCAGTAGAACAACTTAAAGTTTGGGGAGATAGAAGCAATGTTGACGTTATATCTAATCAATCAAAAAATGCTGATCCAGCTGCTGTAGTTTTTGATGCAATTAATTCTGCAATAAAAAGAAATGTTGATTTATTACTTGTTGATACAGCGGGTAGATTGCAAACAAAAAATAATTTAATGGACGAATTATCAAAAATAAAAAAAATTATTGATAAGAAGGTTCCAGATGCAATTGTTGAATCATTATTAGTTTTAGATGCAAGTCAGGGGCAAAATGGCTTAAAGCAAGCAAAAAGTTTTGCTAAAGCAGCAGATTTAAGTGGAGCAATTATTACTAAATTAGATGGTACGTCTAGAGGAGGAGTTTCTTTAGCTGTATCTGAAGAAGTAAATTTGCCTATAAGGTTTATAGGAGCTGGAGAAGGGATAAAAGATTTAAGACCATTTAATAGTTATGAATTTGTTGAGGCTATGCTTGCAGATAAATAAATATTTAATTAATTTTTTTTAAAAATTTAAATTTAATGTTAAAACATATTTATCTATTATGTTTGTTTTGACAAATAATCAAAAAGAAAAAATATTTTCGAATAAGTTTATTCAAAAAATTTTAGAAAATGAACCTAAATTAACTTTAGAAAATAAAAATAAATTTGCTGAAATTGCCTCTTCACTAGCATATTATTTAAAATCATTTTCAAACATAAATAAATTACTAGATTATATATGCCTAATTTTTAAACATATTTTTTCTGAAAATATAATTTTAATTATTCCTTTAAATTGTGACGGTGAAATATGGAATGAAAATATAAAAATTTCTGTAAGTGATAAATATTTAAAAATTCAAGAAGAAATTAGTACTTTTTTGAATACATTTCATTTTTCAAAAAATTTTAAAATAAAAGAAAATTTAATTTTTGAAAATGCTTTAAAAAACAGTTTTAAAGAATATAAAATTGAAACGAAAAAATTAATATCTAGAGGTAAATGTAGAGGATTTATTTATATTTTTAGCAAAGATATTTCTAGAAAGTCTATTACTGAAGATAGTAATTTTAATTTTATTCAAAATTGTCTAGCTGTTGGGTTAGAAAATTACTATTTAATAAAAACAAATAAAAAACATGAAAACGTAGATAGAGAAATTTCTACTGGTGCTGAAATTCAATCTCAATTACTACCAGATTTTTGTCCAGTTATTCATGGTATAGACTTGGCTGCTCATTGTAGACCAGCTCTCCAGCTCGGAGGGGATTACTATGATTTTATGTGCTTAAAGACGAATATCTCTGAAAAAAGAAAAGAAAAATCAAGATGGGCTTTTGTGATAGGTGATGTCATGGGCAAAGGGATTCCAGCTGGTCTTTTAATGACTATGTTAAGAGGAATGCTACGTGCAGAGGTTCTAACAGGATTACCTCCAGATAGAATTTTGCATGATTTGAATCAATTAGCATTAAACGACTTAGATCAATCGCATAGATTTGTGACATTATTTTATTCAGATTATGACCCCAGAACAAGAAAATTAAGATTCGCTAATGCAGCACATAATCCTCCTCTACTTTGGAAAAGTTCAGATCAGAAAATTATAAAATTAGATGCAGAAGGATTTGTACTTGGACTACAAAAAGATGCTGAATATCATTGCGGTGAAATCAAGCTTAATCAAAATGATTTAGTTCTTTATTACACAGATGGAGTAATTGATTCTTCTAATTCTATTGGACAAAGATTTGATGAGGAAAGATTAATTAAAATTCTTACAAAATTATGCAAACAATCATATACATCCCAACAAATTTTAAATAAAATATTTAAAAAGTTAGATGATTTTACAGGGCAAAATAGACATCTAGAAGATGATGCCTCGATGGTTATTTTTCAATTAAAATAGATATTTTTTGTCACTTATATAAAAAAATGCTTTATTAGAGATACTTAAAGTTACTCATTGATATGGCAAAAGTTTGGAGTAAAAGGTTTGATAATGCACTTGATCCATTCATTGAAAAGTTTAATGCCTCAATTAGTTTTGATAGAAAACTAATTTTAGAAGATTTAGAGTGCTCGATTGCTCATGCGAAAATGCTTGGCAAAACTAAAGTTTTATCCTCTTCTGAAGCG
This window of the Prochlorococcus marinus XMU1410 genome carries:
- a CDS encoding DUF502 domain-containing protein; amino-acid sequence: MVESNQNQDSNLGSRLQQDLKNDLIAGLLVVIPLATTIWLSSLVSKFVLTLVTSVPKQLNPFINLNPLLQDLINLTLGLTVPLLAILLIGLMARNFVGRWLLEFGEGTLSKIPVAGAVYKTLKQLLETFLSNKSNRFRRVVLVEYPREGLYSVGFVTGDVGPSLQPELEEKLLSIFIPTAPNPTTGWYTLVPESSVKDLEISVEDAFKTIISVGIVNPDEKNNTTNPTFSKLFSQLRASTNTSS
- the nusB gene encoding transcription antitermination factor NusB — translated: MYNRSLARELSLISLGLIKDKGDFKLNKFQIEEIFESALDSLINHCREELDNCESELENAAQKILDSELQEGVDSSYSNVRDDLKKSLTKIETVMNTLSVTLDFPKLIVSSRQIDIREDVNQRICNIINNLKSIDADIDQVIDGWRLKRLPRIDRDILRLAFVDINFLNTPFAVACDEAVNLANKYSDLQGRKFINGVLRRLQTI
- the ftsY gene encoding signal recognition particle-docking protein FtsY, whose translation is MTNTGSDNSREWAAQAYALLKKRQEEQKQELQKQEEQKQELQKQEEQKQELQKQEEQKQELIDIPSKENIPGQSKTVADPVLGEFDDNFTWSAMVLAAQGKKINQISIDEIDWLTKLRRGLEETRKGFVTELLDKLGDDPLTPESLDDLETLLIRADVGIDSTDKVVNSLRKKLNEEVVGGEAGIKFLKKELKIIIDRPIKNSGSDILVPQKGKLNVWLLVGVNGVGKTTTLGKLAYLSAKSNYKTLIAAADTFRAAAVEQLKVWGDRSNVDVISNQSKNADPAAVVFDAINSAIKRNVDLLLVDTAGRLQTKNNLMDELSKIKKIIDKKVPDAIVESLLVLDASQGQNGLKQAKSFAKAADLSGAIITKLDGTSRGGVSLAVSEEVNLPIRFIGAGEGIKDLRPFNSYEFVEAMLADK
- a CDS encoding PP2C family protein-serine/threonine phosphatase, which gives rise to MTNNQKEKIFSNKFIQKILENEPKLTLENKNKFAEIASSLAYYLKSFSNINKLLDYICLIFKHIFSENIILIIPLNCDGEIWNENIKISVSDKYLKIQEEISTFLNTFHFSKNFKIKENLIFENALKNSFKEYKIETKKLISRGKCRGFIYIFSKDISRKSITEDSNFNFIQNCLAVGLENYYLIKTNKKHENVDREISTGAEIQSQLLPDFCPVIHGIDLAAHCRPALQLGGDYYDFMCLKTNISEKRKEKSRWAFVIGDVMGKGIPAGLLMTMLRGMLRAEVLTGLPPDRILHDLNQLALNDLDQSHRFVTLFYSDYDPRTRKLRFANAAHNPPLLWKSSDQKIIKLDAEGFVLGLQKDAEYHCGEIKLNQNDLVLYYTDGVIDSSNSIGQRFDEERLIKILTKLCKQSYTSQQILNKIFKKLDDFTGQNRHLEDDASMVIFQLK